In Candidatus Sedimenticola sp. (ex Thyasira tokunagai), the following proteins share a genomic window:
- a CDS encoding ATP-dependent Clp protease ATP-binding subunit — translation MFQEYVQKSTKKVLNILEIAVSELVSLKQNQLTPDFILLALLSQSDSEAIKIIEQLAPDPVDTITEIKGRIHQHYKNVAPTRETQVIGTQEVADLFRVAYEEAQQIGDEFVSTGTLFLAMFDPRIGHTTDFLLQAGITRKQVYQTLKELRSGRTITSDDAESEANVLTKYTRDLTELARKGELDPVIGREEEIGLLIQTLSRRKKNNPVLIGEAGVGKTVIVERLAQRIADADVPDTLLNKQLLLLDMGEIVAGAKMRGEFEERLKSVRDAVIKAKGQVILFIDELHTVVGAGAGAGGMDAPSLLKTALAQGTLQVIGADTLDEYHRYVEVDRALERRFHTILIREPTVEETIEIMEGIAPRYEKHHEVSYLPEALEAAAQLAERYLTDRRLPDKAVDLLDEAGSSKHIQLISIPHDLKELELNAQKLQLDKTEAFDAQNFESAASLQMKFLQMEEQLQAARAEWKMELGEVDAIITAEDIAEVVSHWTGIPVARMVESEANKLTRMESNLHKRIVGQEDAVHSVADAIRRNRSGITSPRRPIGSFLFLGPTGVGKTELARALAAFLLDDESRIVRLDMSEYMERHEVSKMIGAPPGYIGYGEGGQLTEKVRRNPYTVVLLDEVEKAHPDVFNMLLQILEDGQLTDAQGRTISFRNTILIGTSNLGTESLSPEKRSIGFIQSEMPDYRDAKHMVMHEVKKFFKPEFLNRLDDIIVFHYLEEAHVEKIAEMFVSELVERMKKQGIQINVDHEVVTKLAHDGFNPFYGARPLRREVERQVENPLAMKIVKGECPEGSRVAITLDEGEITFVIHN, via the coding sequence ATGTTCCAGGAATATGTACAGAAAAGCACAAAAAAAGTCCTCAACATCTTGGAAATAGCTGTTTCTGAGCTTGTTTCACTAAAACAGAACCAGCTCACTCCAGACTTCATTCTTCTGGCTCTGCTATCACAATCTGACTCCGAGGCGATAAAGATTATCGAGCAGCTTGCTCCAGATCCGGTTGATACCATCACCGAGATCAAGGGGCGAATACACCAACACTACAAGAACGTCGCACCCACTCGTGAAACCCAGGTAATTGGAACTCAGGAGGTAGCCGACCTGTTTCGGGTCGCCTACGAAGAAGCACAGCAGATAGGTGATGAGTTCGTCTCCACCGGCACCCTTTTCCTCGCTATGTTCGACCCCAGGATAGGACACACCACCGACTTTCTGCTACAGGCAGGCATCACACGCAAGCAGGTATACCAGACACTAAAAGAGCTTCGCAGCGGACGTACCATCACCAGTGACGATGCCGAATCCGAGGCTAACGTGCTGACAAAATACACCCGTGACCTCACAGAACTGGCCCGCAAAGGGGAGCTCGATCCGGTGATCGGCCGCGAGGAGGAGATTGGGCTATTGATCCAGACCCTCTCCCGCCGCAAGAAGAACAATCCGGTATTAATTGGTGAAGCGGGTGTTGGCAAGACCGTTATTGTCGAACGGCTGGCCCAGCGCATCGCCGACGCCGATGTACCGGACACGCTTCTCAACAAGCAACTGCTGTTACTGGATATGGGAGAGATTGTTGCCGGCGCCAAAATGCGCGGTGAGTTTGAGGAGCGCCTTAAATCTGTACGTGATGCGGTCATCAAAGCCAAGGGGCAGGTAATCCTCTTTATCGACGAGCTTCACACCGTCGTCGGCGCGGGTGCGGGAGCCGGTGGAATGGATGCACCCAGCCTGCTAAAAACCGCCCTGGCCCAAGGCACCCTGCAAGTCATCGGGGCTGACACCCTCGACGAGTACCACCGCTATGTTGAAGTCGACAGGGCGCTTGAGCGACGATTTCACACCATATTGATTCGTGAGCCGACCGTAGAAGAGACTATAGAAATCATGGAGGGAATTGCTCCCCGCTACGAGAAACACCATGAAGTCAGCTACCTGCCTGAAGCTCTTGAGGCGGCAGCCCAACTGGCTGAGCGTTACCTCACTGACCGCCGCCTGCCGGATAAGGCGGTCGATCTGCTGGATGAAGCAGGCTCCAGCAAACATATCCAGTTGATCTCCATACCTCACGACTTGAAGGAGTTGGAGTTGAATGCACAGAAGCTCCAACTTGATAAGACCGAGGCTTTCGATGCACAGAACTTTGAGAGTGCCGCCTCACTACAGATGAAGTTCTTACAGATGGAAGAGCAGTTACAGGCGGCACGGGCAGAATGGAAGATGGAATTGGGAGAGGTTGACGCCATTATTACCGCCGAGGATATCGCGGAGGTAGTCTCCCACTGGACTGGCATTCCGGTGGCACGAATGGTGGAGTCAGAGGCAAATAAACTGACCCGCATGGAGAGCAACCTGCACAAGCGGATTGTCGGGCAGGAGGATGCCGTTCACTCGGTGGCCGATGCCATCCGCCGCAACCGCTCCGGTATCACATCGCCACGCCGCCCCATCGGCTCATTTCTTTTCCTCGGCCCCACCGGCGTCGGTAAGACCGAACTGGCCCGCGCGCTCGCCGCATTCCTCCTTGATGATGAGTCACGTATTGTCCGCCTGGATATGTCCGAATACATGGAGCGTCATGAAGTCTCAAAAATGATTGGCGCACCCCCTGGCTATATCGGCTACGGTGAGGGCGGGCAACTAACCGAGAAAGTGCGGCGTAATCCTTACACGGTAGTACTGCTGGATGAGGTCGAAAAGGCTCACCCCGATGTCTTTAACATGCTGCTACAAATCCTTGAAGACGGCCAGCTGACTGATGCCCAGGGTCGCACGATCTCCTTCCGCAACACCATACTGATCGGCACCTCCAACCTGGGCACTGAATCTCTCTCGCCAGAGAAACGGTCGATAGGCTTTATCCAGTCAGAGATGCCTGATTACAGAGATGCCAAACATATGGTGATGCATGAGGTGAAGAAATTCTTCAAACCGGAGTTTCTCAACCGTCTCGATGACATTATTGTCTTCCACTATCTGGAAGAGGCTCACGTAGAGAAAATTGCCGAGATGTTCGTAAGTGAACTGGTAGAGCGGATGAAGAAGCAGGGGATACAGATCAATGTCGACCATGAGGTGGTGACAAAGCTGGCCCATGACGGTTTCAACCCCTTCTATGGTGCCCGCCCTCTGCGGCGTGAAGTGGAGCGGCAGGTGGAAAATCCACTGGCGATGAAGATCGTGAAGGGTGAATGCCCAGAAGGAAGCCGGGTAGCCATCACTCTGGATGAGGGTGAAATCACTTTCGTCATCCACAATTGA
- a CDS encoding type III pantothenate kinase, producing the protein MTPETLLIDIGNSNIKWAWVASVGESLEISAAPHKEMDIGALGSHCWGRGRVPKRVVMANVAGMELQRQLAGWMGDHWCLRPEIIETQAQAFGVTLAYRQPRQFGVDRWLTLIAAYTMGGPPACIVDSGTALTIDVIDGEGQHIGGQILPGIDLMRGALQAGTRIPSISPVVTTALLGEDTDSCIASASLHAAAALVDRVMVQAKSMIGVVPDLIFTGSGAPLLMEVVEHTGKLVPDLVMQGLRRVAEEGNKP; encoded by the coding sequence GTGACACCAGAGACCTTGCTGATTGATATCGGCAACAGCAATATCAAGTGGGCCTGGGTGGCATCGGTAGGCGAGTCACTGGAGATATCTGCAGCTCCCCATAAAGAGATGGACATAGGGGCATTGGGCTCACACTGCTGGGGCCGCGGCAGAGTACCGAAAAGGGTAGTGATGGCTAATGTTGCCGGTATGGAGCTTCAACGGCAACTGGCCGGCTGGATGGGTGACCATTGGTGCCTGCGCCCGGAAATCATCGAAACACAAGCCCAGGCGTTTGGTGTGACACTGGCCTATAGGCAACCCAGGCAGTTTGGGGTTGATCGTTGGTTGACGCTCATTGCCGCGTATACGATGGGAGGCCCACCTGCCTGTATCGTCGACAGTGGAACCGCCCTTACAATCGATGTCATCGATGGAGAAGGACAGCACATAGGTGGACAGATCCTGCCCGGGATCGATCTGATGCGTGGGGCTCTGCAGGCTGGTACCAGAATTCCAAGTATCAGCCCGGTAGTAACAACAGCCTTGTTGGGTGAGGATACTGACAGCTGTATCGCTTCAGCTTCCCTGCATGCCGCAGCCGCCTTGGTGGATAGGGTAATGGTGCAGGCTAAGTCAATGATCGGTGTGGTACCGGATTTGATCTTTACCGGTAGTGGTGCACCACTACTCATGGAGGTTGTTGAGCATACAGGCAAGCTGGTTCCTGATTTGGTAATGCAGGGATTGAGACGAGTGGCTGAAGAGGGTAATAAACCATGA
- a CDS encoding lipid-binding SYLF domain-containing protein: protein MKRNLGLLLIIPLIAIALLSTTSSAGWDPRDKEATPSTGKSGNRAVDTAIARLKAKGPGLGIFFREAYGYAVFPNVGKAGMFIGGAYGEGEVYRKGSFIGTSSLTQLSIGLQLGGQTYTEIIFFKDKHALNKFINGNFELGAQASAIAVTAGISADVDYNDGVAVFTLPKQGLMYEAAVAGQKFSFEPAK from the coding sequence ATGAAAAGAAACCTCGGCCTACTGCTTATTATCCCACTGATAGCCATCGCTCTACTTTCCACCACCAGCAGCGCAGGCTGGGATCCGCGAGATAAGGAGGCCACCCCTTCTACTGGAAAAAGCGGTAACCGTGCTGTAGATACGGCCATTGCCAGACTGAAAGCCAAGGGACCGGGACTCGGTATCTTCTTTCGCGAGGCCTATGGGTACGCTGTATTTCCCAACGTAGGCAAGGCAGGGATGTTTATCGGTGGCGCTTACGGTGAGGGAGAGGTCTATCGCAAGGGGAGCTTTATAGGAACCAGTTCACTCACACAATTGAGTATAGGTCTCCAACTGGGCGGTCAAACCTACACGGAGATCATCTTCTTTAAAGATAAGCACGCCCTCAACAAATTCATCAACGGCAACTTCGAATTAGGGGCACAGGCATCGGCAATTGCAGTGACAGCGGGAATATCCGCCGATGTCGATTATAATGACGGTGTGGCTGTATTCACTCTGCCAAAACAGGGGCTGATGTATGAGGCGGCGGTAGCGGGACAGAAGTTCAGCTTTGAACCGGCCAAATAG
- a CDS encoding peptidase M61, whose product MTQPSSPKAHLFSVELRVTQPAPEGVTLFLPAWIPGSYMIRDFAKNIVTLTASCEGHEVPVEKRDKQSWQCAPCRGDLVISYTVYAWDLSVRSAHLDTTHGYFNGTSLFLSVAGRTAQHCSVEILPPEGDAYSDWRVATTLATAAEREPLSFGKFSAANYNELIDHPVEMGLFTHASFDVRGVTHEIAITGRHSADIERLCRDLKPICETHIDLFGELPVMERYLFQVMAVGDGYGGLEHNSSTSLICKRDDLPLRGVSEVTDGYRQFLGLCSHEYFHLWNVKRIRPRVFQQADLSKEVYTRLLWLFEGVTSYYDDLALLRSGRIDSDSYMELLAQVITRVIRGNGRRKQTVSESSFDAWTKFYKQDENAPNAIVSYYSKGSLVALALDLTIRRESDGRHSLDDVMRALWLRHGVTDIGIGEDEVEAVIKDVTGVDCAGLLSLALDTTEDLPLEELFESVGIGFRLRAARNPQDNGGVKKEAGKKEMPLRVPGARYRTHPLGVELAQVFDDGAAQSAGLSAGDVILAVDGIRSTEKSFAKQMGAAEESDIRVIHAFRRDELMTFNLSPQSPPIDTCDLWLEKGAGSQQINCRFDWLRVSTTDV is encoded by the coding sequence ATTACCCAGCCAAGTTCGCCCAAGGCACACCTATTCTCTGTTGAGCTACGAGTTACCCAGCCTGCCCCTGAGGGTGTAACGCTCTTTCTCCCCGCCTGGATTCCGGGGAGTTACATGATTCGTGACTTTGCCAAAAATATCGTTACCTTAACTGCATCCTGTGAAGGTCATGAAGTCCCCGTTGAGAAGCGTGATAAGCAGTCATGGCAGTGTGCACCATGTCGAGGTGATCTGGTTATCAGCTATACCGTTTATGCGTGGGATCTCTCAGTGCGAAGTGCGCATCTCGATACTACTCACGGTTACTTCAATGGTACCAGTCTCTTTCTAAGTGTCGCCGGTAGGACGGCTCAACACTGCAGTGTTGAGATATTGCCACCAGAAGGGGATGCTTATAGTGATTGGAGGGTCGCAACTACGCTAGCAACAGCAGCAGAGAGAGAGCCTCTCAGTTTCGGTAAGTTTAGCGCAGCAAACTACAATGAACTCATTGATCATCCAGTGGAAATGGGCCTGTTTACCCATGCATCATTCGATGTTCGTGGTGTGACACACGAAATTGCTATCACCGGTCGACACTCAGCTGATATTGAGCGCCTATGCAGGGATCTGAAGCCCATCTGTGAAACCCATATTGATCTATTTGGTGAGTTACCCGTCATGGAGCGTTACCTGTTTCAGGTGATGGCAGTGGGTGATGGTTATGGAGGATTGGAACATAACTCATCCACCTCACTTATTTGCAAGCGGGATGACCTGCCCCTGCGCGGAGTGTCTGAGGTAACAGATGGCTATCGTCAGTTCCTCGGACTCTGCAGCCATGAGTATTTTCATCTGTGGAATGTCAAGCGTATCCGCCCAAGGGTCTTTCAGCAGGCGGACCTCTCTAAGGAAGTCTACACGAGGCTATTGTGGCTGTTTGAAGGCGTCACCTCATACTATGATGACCTAGCCTTACTGAGGAGCGGACGCATTGATTCTGATAGTTATATGGAACTCTTGGCTCAAGTGATCACCCGGGTGATTCGTGGCAATGGACGCCGAAAACAGACGGTTTCAGAATCAAGCTTCGATGCCTGGACCAAGTTTTATAAGCAGGATGAGAATGCCCCCAATGCTATCGTCAGCTACTACTCAAAAGGTTCATTGGTCGCTCTTGCCCTAGACCTCACGATTCGACGTGAGAGCGATGGTAGACACTCATTGGATGATGTGATGCGTGCGCTATGGTTGCGACATGGGGTCACGGATATTGGAATAGGAGAGGATGAGGTAGAGGCCGTTATAAAAGATGTGACCGGCGTTGACTGTGCGGGCCTACTCTCGCTGGCTCTCGATACTACCGAGGACCTTCCGCTTGAGGAGCTATTCGAGAGTGTCGGTATAGGTTTCCGTCTACGTGCAGCTCGCAATCCACAGGACAATGGTGGAGTAAAAAAAGAGGCGGGTAAGAAGGAGATGCCTTTGCGGGTGCCGGGAGCACGTTATCGTACACACCCATTGGGTGTTGAGTTGGCTCAGGTATTTGATGATGGAGCCGCTCAATCGGCAGGGCTGTCGGCTGGAGATGTGATCCTGGCCGTCGATGGTATCCGCAGTACAGAGAAAAGCTTCGCAAAACAGATGGGTGCTGCAGAAGAGTCCGATATAAGAGTAATACACGCCTTCAGGCGCGATGAGTTAATGACCTTTAATCTATCCCCTCAGTCACCGCCTATAGATACCTGTGATCTGTGGCTTGAAAAGGGTGCAGGTAGTCAACAGATAAACTGCCGTTTTGACTGGCTGCGGGTGAGCACTACCGATGTATAA
- the ychF gene encoding redox-regulated ATPase YchF, translating to MGFKCGIVGLPNVGKSTLFNALTQATIAAENYPFCTIDPNVGVVPVNDPRQQRIAEIVKPQNIIPTTMQFVDIAGLVEGASKGEGLGNKFLANIRETEAICHVVRCFENDDVIHVTGRIEPLSDIEVINTELALADLESVEKALAKVLKQAKTGDKKILAQKTLLESVRDHLDEGNQVRSFGLDKDQELALRDLSLLTIKPTLYIANVSEDGFENNPLLDVVRDFATAEGSDVVPVCAAIESEIAELDADEREEFLADMGQSEPGLDRVVRAGYKLLGLETYFTAGEKEVRAWTIPISATAPQAAGVIHTDFQRGFIRAEVVPYDDFIAYGGEQGAKEAGKLRSEGKEYVVKDGDVIHFRFNV from the coding sequence ATGGGCTTCAAGTGCGGTATCGTGGGGCTGCCGAATGTCGGTAAATCCACCCTTTTCAATGCGCTAACGCAGGCCACTATCGCGGCCGAAAATTACCCTTTCTGCACCATTGATCCCAATGTAGGTGTGGTACCGGTAAATGACCCACGTCAGCAGCGGATCGCCGAGATCGTCAAGCCGCAAAACATCATTCCCACCACCATGCAATTTGTCGACATTGCCGGGCTGGTTGAGGGCGCCTCCAAGGGTGAGGGATTAGGCAACAAGTTTCTTGCCAATATCCGTGAAACTGAGGCTATCTGCCATGTAGTGCGCTGCTTCGAAAATGATGATGTGATCCACGTTACCGGTCGTATTGAGCCACTGTCCGATATCGAGGTGATCAACACCGAACTGGCGTTGGCCGATCTGGAGAGTGTGGAAAAGGCGCTGGCAAAGGTGCTGAAGCAAGCTAAGACCGGTGATAAAAAGATACTCGCCCAGAAAACGCTCCTGGAGTCTGTTCGCGACCATCTCGATGAAGGTAACCAGGTGCGTTCCTTTGGTCTTGATAAGGATCAGGAGTTGGCCCTACGGGATCTGAGTCTGCTAACTATTAAACCGACGCTCTATATTGCCAATGTCTCAGAGGATGGATTTGAGAATAACCCTCTGCTGGATGTAGTACGTGATTTTGCTACGGCGGAGGGTTCGGATGTGGTGCCGGTTTGTGCTGCTATCGAGTCTGAAATTGCAGAGCTTGATGCCGATGAGCGTGAGGAGTTTCTCGCTGATATGGGGCAGAGTGAGCCAGGACTGGACCGGGTCGTCCGCGCCGGTTACAAACTGCTGGGGCTGGAAACCTATTTTACTGCAGGCGAGAAAGAGGTGAGGGCCTGGACCATCCCAATCAGTGCAACGGCACCCCAGGCTGCAGGTGTAATTCATACCGACTTTCAGCGTGGCTTTATTCGTGCCGAGGTGGTTCCCTATGACGATTTTATCGCCTATGGTGGCGAGCAGGGAGCAAAGGAAGCGGGAAAATTACGCTCGGAAGGGAAGGAGTATGTAGTCAAGGATGGTGATGTTATTCACTTCCGTTTCAACGTCTGA
- a CDS encoding amidohydrolase family protein translates to MKTIDIHSHLLNPNVSFNRLYDRLAIRFFAKKLGISPQRLQADPYNSYVEAMTTAVRESRYVEKACLFGVDSRLNEKGEETARDGTVCAHTEDVLAVADRFPDQFIPFFSINPRRPDALDLIDEYVERGCRGAKFLQNYWGLNLSNERFLPYFEKLKALEIPLIIHIGSEYTIESFAPFERVEMLDLPLAVGVKVIAAHMGLGRFDHKIFLWRNLSKNPHHFDRDYFTLLDMLQQHSNLYADISAILAPLRARALRHLSEQTEVHHKILFGSDYPVPFSIQYNSYDLSGTTRRRINAIENPFDRYAAAMLEYFPKESPIYTNYQKLLGD, encoded by the coding sequence ATGAAGACGATCGACATACACTCTCACCTGTTAAACCCAAACGTCAGTTTCAACCGGCTCTACGACAGACTGGCCATCCGCTTCTTTGCAAAAAAACTCGGCATCTCACCGCAGCGGCTGCAGGCGGATCCGTACAATAGCTATGTGGAGGCGATGACAACCGCCGTTCGGGAGTCCCGCTATGTGGAAAAGGCCTGCCTCTTCGGTGTCGACAGTCGTCTGAATGAGAAGGGAGAGGAGACGGCGAGAGACGGTACCGTCTGCGCCCATACCGAGGATGTGCTGGCGGTGGCCGATAGGTTCCCAGATCAGTTCATCCCCTTCTTCAGCATCAATCCCCGGCGTCCAGATGCCCTTGATCTGATCGATGAGTATGTAGAGCGGGGCTGTAGAGGGGCGAAATTCCTGCAGAACTACTGGGGATTGAATCTCAGTAACGAACGCTTTCTCCCCTACTTCGAAAAGCTGAAGGCGCTGGAGATCCCCCTCATCATCCATATCGGCAGCGAATACACCATCGAGTCCTTTGCACCATTCGAGCGGGTGGAGATGCTCGACCTGCCCCTCGCGGTGGGTGTTAAGGTGATCGCCGCCCATATGGGTCTGGGGCGTTTCGACCATAAGATTTTTCTGTGGAGAAACCTGTCGAAAAATCCCCACCATTTTGACCGAGACTACTTTACTCTGCTCGATATGTTGCAACAGCACAGCAACCTCTATGCAGACATCTCCGCCATTCTGGCACCACTACGCGCCAGGGCGTTACGTCACCTCAGTGAACAGACTGAAGTACACCACAAGATCCTCTTCGGCAGCGACTATCCGGTTCCCTTCTCAATCCAATACAACAGCTACGACCTATCCGGCACCACTCGCAGGAGGATCAACGCCATTGAAAATCCATTTGATCGCTACGCTGCGGCTATGCTTGAGTACTTTCCGAAAGAGAGCCCTATCTATACCAACTATCAGAAGCTGCTGGGAGACTGA
- the tyrS gene encoding tyrosine--tRNA ligase: protein MTSVAEAMEVIRRGADEILVEDALVKKLERGKPLRVKAGFDPTAPDLHLGHTVLINKLRQFQDLGHEVMFLIGDFTAMIGDPTGKSATRPPLTREEVLENAKTYEHQVFKILDAEKTTVFFNSSWMGQMNSADMIQLAARHTVARMLERDDFSKRYKGGQSISIHEFLYPLVQGYDSVAMKADVELGGTDQKFNLLVGRQLQESYGQEPQVALTMPILEGLDGVQKMSKSLDNYIGIADAPDEMFGKVMSISDDLMWRYYELLSFRTMTEIGALTKQVEEGLNPRDVKVLLAEELVERFHSRDAAVKANENFVARFRKGAMPDNIEEKLLTVGGEGLPIANLLKDAGLVSSTSEALRMLKQGAVKIDGERVESRDQICGVGTTHIYQVGKRRFAKVSLA, encoded by the coding sequence ATGACATCAGTCGCTGAGGCGATGGAAGTCATTCGGCGAGGTGCCGATGAGATACTTGTTGAAGATGCCCTGGTAAAGAAGCTTGAGCGTGGCAAGCCGCTGCGTGTAAAGGCCGGCTTTGATCCCACTGCTCCTGATCTCCATCTTGGTCACACGGTACTGATCAATAAGCTGCGGCAATTTCAGGATCTGGGTCACGAGGTGATGTTTCTCATCGGTGACTTCACTGCCATGATCGGAGACCCTACCGGCAAGAGCGCCACGCGCCCTCCCTTAACTCGCGAAGAGGTGCTGGAGAATGCCAAGACCTACGAACATCAGGTATTCAAAATTCTCGATGCGGAGAAAACAACGGTCTTTTTCAACTCGTCCTGGATGGGGCAGATGAACTCGGCCGATATGATTCAGCTGGCGGCCCGGCATACGGTGGCGCGCATGTTGGAGCGGGATGACTTTAGTAAGCGCTATAAAGGCGGTCAGTCGATCTCGATCCACGAATTTCTCTATCCACTGGTCCAGGGCTACGACTCGGTCGCCATGAAGGCGGACGTTGAGCTGGGTGGTACAGACCAGAAGTTTAATCTGCTGGTGGGCCGGCAACTGCAGGAGTCCTATGGTCAGGAGCCTCAGGTGGCCCTGACGATGCCGATCCTTGAAGGGCTTGACGGCGTACAAAAAATGTCCAAGTCCCTGGATAACTATATAGGTATAGCGGATGCCCCGGATGAGATGTTTGGTAAGGTGATGTCAATCTCTGATGACCTGATGTGGCGCTACTATGAGCTTCTCAGCTTCAGGACTATGACTGAGATAGGAGCGCTGACCAAACAGGTGGAAGAGGGGCTTAATCCCAGGGATGTGAAAGTATTACTGGCCGAAGAGCTTGTGGAGCGCTTCCATAGTAGGGATGCAGCGGTAAAGGCGAATGAGAATTTTGTTGCCCGATTCCGTAAGGGTGCGATGCCCGATAATATTGAAGAGAAGCTGCTGACGGTCGGCGGTGAAGGTCTGCCCATTGCAAATTTGTTGAAGGATGCGGGCTTGGTCTCGAGTACATCTGAAGCCTTGCGGATGTTGAAGCAGGGTGCGGTGAAGATTGATGGTGAGCGGGTGGAGAGTCGTGATCAGATTTGTGGGGTGGGTACGACGCATATTTATCAGGTAGGAAAACGTCGTTTTGCCAAGGTTTCATTGGCTTAA
- the birA gene encoding bifunctional biotin--[acetyl-CoA-carboxylase] ligase/biotin operon repressor BirA, translating to METRYKIVRLLADGRFHSGEEMAGALAVSRAAIWKQLKAVQEQLGLEVFAVRGKGYRLAQSLELLDQEKIEQAFTSSTREHLYRLEIHPRLDSTNSYLMQAGIDGSASGHVCLVEQQTAGKGRRGREWVSPFGSNIYLSLLWRYSLGLADLSGLSLAVGLGVVRSLEVLGVTGVGLKWPNDVLYQDQKLAGLLLEVAGEQGGPSRVVVGLGLNTRLTGQQGAAIDQPWTDLTQLPGGNGVSRNQLAGVLVTQLLEIMDQFGRDGLTPLLKEWHRYDIYYGRAVTLQMGTRQIEGIHRGINDAGALLLEEGGAIRVYHGGEVSLRSTKTVGRAVNGMKQD from the coding sequence ATGGAGACTCGATATAAGATTGTCAGGCTGCTGGCGGATGGCCGTTTCCACTCAGGTGAAGAGATGGCTGGGGCACTTGCCGTCAGTCGGGCGGCGATCTGGAAGCAGCTAAAAGCAGTACAAGAGCAGTTAGGCCTTGAAGTCTTTGCGGTACGAGGCAAGGGCTACCGATTGGCGCAATCGTTGGAACTGCTTGATCAAGAAAAGATAGAACAAGCGTTTACTTCCAGTACCCGGGAGCATCTCTATCGGCTGGAGATACATCCCCGGCTCGACTCCACAAACAGCTATCTGATGCAAGCGGGTATTGACGGCAGTGCTTCCGGCCATGTCTGCTTGGTGGAGCAGCAGACTGCCGGCAAAGGACGACGGGGAAGAGAGTGGGTCTCGCCATTTGGTAGCAATATCTACCTCTCACTGCTCTGGCGCTATAGCCTCGGTTTGGCCGACCTGAGTGGTCTCAGTCTAGCTGTCGGCCTTGGTGTTGTTCGCAGTCTGGAGGTGCTGGGTGTTACCGGTGTCGGTTTGAAGTGGCCAAATGATGTACTGTATCAAGATCAAAAACTGGCCGGCTTACTGCTGGAGGTTGCTGGGGAGCAAGGGGGGCCGAGTCGTGTGGTTGTCGGGTTGGGGCTAAACACTCGTCTGACAGGGCAACAGGGGGCTGCAATTGATCAACCCTGGACCGATTTAACACAACTGCCCGGAGGCAATGGTGTTTCCAGAAATCAGCTGGCAGGGGTATTGGTCACGCAACTGCTGGAGATAATGGATCAGTTCGGTAGGGACGGTTTGACACCGCTGCTGAAGGAGTGGCACCGCTACGATATCTACTACGGCAGAGCGGTCACCTTACAGATGGGAACCAGACAGATTGAAGGTATTCATCGAGGTATCAATGATGCCGGTGCTCTGCTGTTGGAGGAGGGTGGGGCCATTAGGGTTTATCACGGTGGTGAAGTAAGTTTGCGCTCTACCAAGACGGTGGGTCGTGCAGTGAATGGCATGAAACAAGACTAG